In Lineus longissimus chromosome 13, tnLinLong1.2, whole genome shotgun sequence, one genomic interval encodes:
- the LOC135497733 gene encoding uncharacterized protein LOC135497733 encodes MGAAELDCSWSGFKDEESGIKSYEFGLGSTPGREDVSALEVLAAHTTRHKVLVTATTRKYFAVLRATNFLGLTCEVTSSAITIDDTAPIPGVIVETSDIFNVNYRYAERSQGDIRNMRSCKTNEECQQIDATCQDSTDQVGVAWTHFNDPETGIKSYHLAVGTSPGGSQIKSFFPVPVTSSRFRITGLNLKGKEKIYVTIKAFNAAGLSSSATSNGIYLSYVAQGLEPPNPISVFDGDNKMEDMDYQHEKVSMGRISARWNFNGDPCPSSRYEWRIERVDGRVIQDYINSNGQSFGSYDGVKTEDGEMYYVKVKSTNALGQVYIKRSDGLTIRRNQLHPGRVNDGDIVGFDLNYSPTTNQVKANWQSFGKHDPIAVLSGNSGVKEEKPLNHNHQVVSYYEVAVGTDRRYSHTRHNIVPYTNVGRNLSVTFNHLNLHAKQGIYYTTVRAHSTSMAMVEVTSNGFTAGYNNGVKAGEITMSEFWSNFTHVFARWEGFGSDAGIIFYHAGVTNTTIPENYTCDNAALKENLFPIASIRNVGDNTMVELSGLNLSYHSNYFLYVIGTDDAGLCNFTYHQFRVDTTPPDEGEIKVGPYWHLGAAFTATKNLIQVEWQGYGDAQSGIARFEISLWSAPSCDRNYSSKLVPYDDWIKLSTNFSSYSLIQLDLKEMIPYFVKLRVYNKAGLFVETVSKPIFVDESTPTAGDVIDGHTFTDDLVWQKSTSDVNGTFLHFAIKNGTPCPARQVDFTSGWTKIDGIGLGVQRGVRWGIKYSADAIRNEANTLISIHMTRVRAGYSYLRSGAIARDADMSNVTGGDYIVRIRAADGQGIATTSVLLWDGPDDMLQDHDWQDEPEWTGEHSTCKCCFTIPPPKKCPCDCKSYRKSSVNPQRESHGPNAQQQQKIKHANKTASDVVVLKIAPTEFTTQRSCGFQLIAGTKPHAVLWCSTYNDTLEKLKEKRYLDYDPSGDWHTYKIRIYAMDNEPVHPQWCIDVFETKRQLLLGRLCGIEGFTPKTKLIFHLWNKDNFLPKSPVWKATAWFDRVRLPASDTSLCRYGSVFRGGSSAIIAYEAGVGTKPMATDVAQYKMVAQPCIPCIHACDVFTCDKSCPGNRVMQMRFTLDELSLPVTIVTTKQNNRMENETTSQIKQTNGTNSTESESVVYFLTVKAVLGSGAHVTRSSNGFRIDTTAPVLDKDINVTYIDFEQGEYKPVSYQSSNGTIKALWRCVDQESMIMDHQWAIGTEPGRMNIQNFTSVGRNPAGTRTGLEGVLHHNHTYYVSIICTNYAGSRLKYEDKKGVKVLLEKPIVKDVRTTLPGTKPFDRPVRPINARVAKSKESIGITWTKARDQNIRRYEFGIGTSACEEGEHWNDDVFPFTWVGMNEAGKIEIKDGSVYYNDTKLNDTCTFSRTNYEENRNKTECLFNMEIGRTVFLCMKLCNLADKCVLKESGSVTFVEEGKSIVASSQDGEGIAVTVTRTDSRKRAVDEVAEIKTPEGLENAQTLVVGPLDRSDVEAAYGSDVSVDFRKYIQDPNATLFMTERALRGRIVAIDGSGFFVNLVGHIPAPGPLTITVPYLSHQMTNTSRPMLLHWDTGAYSWMITSKTCKSHNGTQESFDADKLRLSTIVCRTHSNHESQPDKIRKRSTDGGSYFKKETHFIVGQVSTATQNSPPIVSTEPMLTVPEDSAILRHTLTARDPDGDNHVFAIDETKPSPNGVAVITPGGKMEYEPCMDCNGIDTVYYTVTEVNMGDVTPLVSRGSISINLTGLNDAPELFLSRNGIVIFTADSTFYEVNVSVEENTGYNIAYTDLTILVGAYDRDVDDVLNITSQAPANGELILANSIQTTPNLPVTCIDPEAYAFPCTGLNLPHNETKMSWITATVTYKPNLNFHGQDKFILKAVDESGYSSIELVVTVNILLNPCNHSGTCNGLQEDLNCTDHRRATVNFTAYYTCSCTGGWTGPFCDVDRDDCISIPCLYPFTCTDKLNGYECKCPDDWPDCDQYNNRKIGIIISGVAAFIGIVIVFIVIYRRRIRKHHVRKHNVRDAKLSGDRAQIELTASSLLDKHSKESANSNAASERERVQENYPIGLLNPAFATTSTSEVNGGDGVEETSFQAGDRTVSVTKIGKTDVSEEGTRPTSICRSSYAPHFRW; translated from the exons TGACTGCAACGACTCGCAAGTACTTTGCGGTTCTCAGGGCCACTAATTTCCTTGGTTTGACCTGCGAAGTGACGTCTTCTGCTATTACTATCGATGACACTGCACCGATTCCCGGCGTAATAGTTGAGACAAGCGATATCTTCAACGTCAACTATAGATATGCAGAGAGATCACAGGGTGATATCAGGAACATGCGATCTTGTAAGACCAATGAAG AATGCCAGCAGATTGATGCGACCTGCCAGGATTCAACGGACCAGGTTGGTGTAGCGTGGACTCATTTTAACGACCCAGAAACAGGCATCAAAAGCTACCATCTCGCAGTTGGTACCAGTCCAGGCGGAAGTCAGATCAAGTCTTTCTTTCCTGTTCCGGTGACATCCAGTCGCTTCCGGATAACAGGACTGAACCTAAAGGGAAAGGAGAAG ATCTACGTGACAATAAAAGCATTCAATGCAGCAGGTCTTTCATCATCTGCAACCAGTAATGGAATTTACTTGAGCTACGTAGCCCAAGGTCTCGAACCTCCCAACCCAATCTCAGTATTCGATGGTGATAACAAAATGGAAGATAT GGACTATCAGCATGAGAAAGTCAGCATGGGAAGAATCAGTGCTCGATGGAACTTCAACGGAGATCCGTGCCCCTCCTCACGGTATGAGTGGCGCATTGAGCGTGTTGATGGTAGGGTAATCCAAGATTACATCAACTCTAATG GTCAGTCATTCGGAAGCTATGACGGAGTAAAGACGGAGGATGGGGAGATGTATTACGTCAAGGTGAAATCAACAAACGCGTTGGGCCAAGTCTACATTAAGCGTTCAGATGGTCTGACCATTCGCAGGAATCAGTTACACCCTGGGAGGGTGAATGATGGTGATATCGTGGGGTTCGATCTCAATTACTCTCCGACAACGAATCAAGTCAAAGCGAACTGGCAAAGCTTCGGAAAGCATGACCCCATTGCCGTTTTGTCTG GCAATTCTGGCGTAAAAGAAGAAAAACCACTAAACCACAATCACCAAGTCGTCAGCTATTACGAAGTAGCAGTTGGGACGGACAGGCGCTACTCGCACACTCGGCATAACATTGTTCCATACACCAATGTTGGGCGTAATCTATCAGTGACATTCAACCACCTCAACCTACATGCAAAACAAGGAATATACTATACCACTGTACGAGCTCACAGTACATCAATGGCAATGGTCGAGGTTACCTCAAATGGGTTCACAGCAGGCTATAACAATGGAGTCAAAGCTGGTGAAATCACGATGTCGGAATTCTGGAGCAATTTTACCCACGTGTTTGCTCGATGGGAAGGCTTCGGCTCAGATGCCGGGATCATATTTTATCATGCAGGTGTAACCAATACAACCATCCCTGAAAACTATACATGTGATAACGCG GCTTTGAAAGAAAATCTCTTTCCAATTGCTTCAATAAGAAACGTCGGTGACAACACCATGGTCGAATTATCTGGCTTAAATCTAAGTTACCATTCCAACTATTTTCTTTACGTGATCGGAACTGATGACGCCGGGCTGTGTAACTTCACATATCATCAATTTCGTGTTGATACAACCCCGCCAGATGAGGGTGAGATCAAAGTGGGACCTTACTGGCACTTG GGCGCTGCGTTTACAGCTACGAAGAACCTGATCCAAGTAGAATGGCAGGGTTACGGAGACGCACAATCTGGCATTGCACGGTTTGAGATATCGCTCTGGAGCGCCCCCAGCTGTGACCGTAATTATAGTAGTAAATTGGTACCTTATGATGACTGGATTAAGCTTTCTACCAACTTTTCAAGCTACAGCCTTATTCAGTTGGATCTCAAG GAAATGATCCCGTATTTTGTCAAGCTCAGAGTCTACAACAAAGCAGGGCTTTTTGTTGAGACAGTGTCGAAGCCGATCTTTGTTGATGAGTCAACACCGACTGCTGGTGACGTTATTGATGGCCATACTTTCACTGACGACCTCGTCTGGCAGAAAAGTACATCGGATGTTAATG GTACCTTTCTCCACTTTGCCATCAAAAATGGCACCCCATGTCCGGCGAGACAAGTCGATTTTACCTCAGGATGGACGAAGATTGATGGCATTGGTCTTGGAGTTCAACGTGGCGTTCGGTGGGGAATCAAGTATTCTGCTGACGCCATTCGAAATGAGGCCAATACCTTAATATCAATCCACATGACTCGGGTGCGAGCCGGATACTCCTATCTAAGGTCTGGCGCAATTGCGAGAGACGCCGACATGTCTAATGTTACAGGTGGCGATTATATT GTCAGAATCCGAGCGGCTGATGGCCAGGGTATTGCTACTACTAGTGTCCTATTGTGGGATGGACCAGACGACATGCTTCAAGATCACGACTGGCAAGATGAACCTGAGTGGACGGGCGAGCATAGCACTTGCAAGTGTTGTTTCACAATTCCGCCGCCAAAG AAATGCCCATGTGATTGTAAGTCGTATCGCAAGTCAAGCGTGAACCCTCAAAGAGAGAGCCACGGGCCAAATGCACAGCAGCAACAGAAAATCAAGCATGCAAATAAGACCGCATCGGATGTTGTTGTCTTAAAAATAGCGCCAACTGAATTCACAACGCAGAGAAGTTGTGGATTTCAACTCATCGCAG GGACAAAACCACACGCTGTGTTGTGGTGCAGTACCTATAATGACACCCTCGAAAAACTAAAGGAGAAGCGCTATCTTGACTACGACCCGTCTGGAGATTGGCATACCTACAAGATAAGGATATACGCCATGGATAATGAACCTGTTCAT CCACAGTGGTGCATTGATGTTTTCGAAACAAAACGGCAACTTCTGCTAGGTCGGCTGTGTGGCATCGAAGGATTTACTCCAAAGACCAAACTGATATTCCATCTGTGGAACAAGGATAACTTCTTACCAAAGTCACCGGTTTGGAAAGCTACTGCATGGTTTGATAGAGTCAGGTTGCCTGCAAGCGATACAAGCCTCTGTCGCTATGGAAGTGTGTTCCGTGGTGGGTCGTCGGCGATTATTGCGTATGAAGCTGGTGTAGGAACAAAACCAATGGCAACTGATGTCGCACAATACAAAATG GTCGCTCAGCCATGCATTCCCTGTATACATGCATGTGACGTATTTACATGTGACAAGTCCTGTCCTGGGAACCGGGTTATGCAGATGAGGTTCACACTTGACGAACTATCCCTCCCGGTGACCATAGTAACCACCAAACAGAACAACCGAATGGAAAACGAAACTACTAgccaaattaaacaaaccaacGGAACGAACAGCACAGAATCGGAGTCTGTTGTATATTTTCTTACAG TGAAAGCTGTACTTGGCTCCGGCGCGCACGTTACTCGCTCTTCCAATGGTTTCCGCATCGACACGACTGCGCCCGTTCTTGACAAGGATATCAATGTGACATACATAGACTTCGAACAGGGCGAATATAAACCTGTCAGTTACCAGTCATCCAATGGAACCATCAAGGCGTTATGGAGATGTGTGGACCAAGAAAGCATGATTATG GATCACCAATGGGCCATTGGAACTGAACCAGGGCGCATGAACATCCAGAACTTCACATCCGTTGGCCGGAACCCTGCTGGAACGAGAACTGGTCTTGAAGGTGTTCTGCATCACAACCATACATATTACGTGTCAATCATATGCACCAACTATGCTGGATCCAGACTCAAATATGAAGATAAAAAAG GCGTTAAGGTTCTCCTGGAAAAACCAATAGTAAAGGATGTACGAACCACTTTACCTGGAACAAAACCATTTGACAGACCAGTTCGTCCTATAAACGCGCGGGTCGCAAAAAGCAAAGAATCGATTGGAATAACTTGGacgaaagctcgagaccagaaCATTAGGCGTTACG AATTTGGTATTGGCACCAGTGCCTGCGAGGAAGGGGAACATTGGAATGATGATGTCTTCCCCTTCACATGGGTAGGAATGAATGAGGCTGGAAAAATCGAGATCAAGGATGGGTCGGTGTATTATAATGATACGAAACTGAATGACACCTGTACGTTTTCAAGAACAAACTATGAAGAGAATCGTAACAAAACCGAATGCCTTTTCAATATGGAGATCGGACGCACCGTATTCTTGTGTATGAAACTGTGTAACCTGGCTGATAAATGCGTCCTCAAGGAGAGTGGATCCGTCACGTTTGTGGAAGAAGGGAAGAGTATAGTCGCCAGTTCGCAGGATGGCGAAGGAATCGCGGTTACAGTCACCCGGACTGACTCCCGGAAAAGAGCAGTTGATGAAGTCGCAGAGATCAAAACTCCCGAAG GTTTGGAGAATGCCCAGACGTTAGTGGTAGGACCTTTGGATAGAAGCGACGTTGAGGCAGCTTATGGGTCAGATGTTTCGGTTGATTTTAGAAAGTACATTCAGGACCCAAATGCTACACTATTCATGACAGAGAGAGCCTTACGTGGAAG GATTGTTGCCATCGATGGATCTGGCTTCTTCGTCAATTTGGTTGGTCACATTCCTGCGCCAGGACCTCTCACAATCACAGTGCCATACCTGTCTCATCAGATGACTAACACATCAAGACCGATGCTACTCCATTGGGATACAG GGGCTTATTCATGGATGATCACTTCGAAGACTTGCAAATCACACAATGGGACACAGGAATCATTTGATGCGGACAAACTCAGATTAAGCACGATTGTCTGTCGCACCCACTCAAATCATGAATCACAACCAGACAAAATCAGGAAACGATCGACTGATGGTGGGTCTTACTTCAAAAAAGAGACACATTTCATTGTAGGACAGGTTTCAACAGCGACTCAGAATTCCCCGCCGATTGTGAGTACGGAACCAATGCTGACCGTACCAGAGGATTCTG CAATACTGCGACATACTCTTACAGCCAGAGACCCAGATGGTGATAACCACGTGTTTGCTATTGATGAAACTAAGCCAAGTCCGAATGGAGTAGCAGTCATTACTCCAGGTGGTAAAATGGAATATGAACCATGCATGGACTGTAATGGCATTGACACGGTCTATTACACAGTCACCGAGGTGAACATGGGAGATGTCACACCACTCGTTTCACGGGGGTCTATCTCTATCAACTTGACAGGCCTTAATGATGCACCTGAATTATTTCTATCAAGGAATGGAATTGTTATATTCACAGCCGATTCAACGTTTTATGAAGTCAAT GTGTCAGTCGAAGAAAACACTGGCTACAATATAGCATATACAGACTTGACGATCCTTGTCGGAGCTTACGACAGAGATGTGGATGATGTTCTCAATATCACTTCACAAGCACCAGCGAATGGAGAGTTGATTCTTGCGAATTCGATTCAGACAACACCAAATTTGCCGGTCACTTGTATCGACCCAGAG GCATATGCATTCCCATGCACTGGCCTCAATCTACCACATAACGAGACGAAGATGTCGTGGATTACAGCAACAGTCACGTACAAGCCCAACTTGAACTTCCATGGACAAGACAAGTTCATTCTAAAAGCAGTAGATGAGAGCGGATATTCATCAATCGAGCTAGTCGTGACTGTGAACATTCTGCTGAACCCCTGCAACCACTCTGGAACATGCAATG GTTTACAAGAAGACTTAAACTGTACCGACCATCGCCGTGCTACTGTCAACTTCACTGCCTACTACACATGCTCATGCACCGGAGGTTGGACCGGGCCCTTCTGCGATGTCGACCGTGACGACTGCATCAGCATACCCTGCCTTTATCCTTTCACCTGCACTGACAAGCTTAATGGTTATGAGTGTAAATGCCCCGATGACTGGCCCGATTGTGACCAGTACAACAACAGAAAAATTGGTATCATAATTAGTGGTGTCGCTGCTTTCATCGGGATCGTAATAGTTTTCATCGTGATCTACCGGCGCAGAATTCG AAAGCATCATGTAAGAAAACACAATGTGAGAGACGCCAAGCTGTCTGGAGATCGTGCACAAATCGAGTTGACGGCATCATCGCTGCTGGA